From Vogesella sp. XCS3, the proteins below share one genomic window:
- the murC gene encoding UDP-N-acetylmuramate--L-alanine ligase: protein MKHRVKHIHFVGIGGVGMCGIAEVLLNLGYTVSGSDMADNAATKRLAEQGAHIYFGHDATYIKGADVVVTSTAVKADNPEVREAQALHIPVIPRAMMLAELMRFKQGIAIAGTHGKTTTTSLTASVLGAAGLDPTFVIGGKLTAAGTNARLGSGEYLVAEADESDASFLYLQPVMSVVTNIDADHMDTYDHSFDKLKQAFVDFIHHLPFYGRAVLCVDDEHVRSIVPQLKKPVTTYGLDDSADVYAANLVADAGQMHFDVVVKAEGLRFPVTLNMPGRHNVLNALAATVIGLECGAEIDAIQKGLAEFAGVGRRFQRYGELPAKDGGSYTLIDDYGHHPVEMAATLAAVRGAFPEKRLVLAFQPHRYSRTRDLFEDFVKVLGRVDALLLAEVYAAGEAPIVAADGRALARAVRVGGKVEPLFVEQITDMQQAITDMARDGDVVITMGAGSIGGIPAKLVAAAKA from the coding sequence ATGAAACATAGAGTCAAACACATTCATTTTGTCGGTATCGGCGGCGTGGGCATGTGCGGTATTGCCGAGGTGTTGCTGAACCTGGGTTATACCGTGTCCGGCTCTGACATGGCTGACAACGCGGCGACCAAACGCCTGGCCGAGCAGGGCGCGCATATCTACTTTGGCCATGATGCGACCTATATCAAGGGCGCCGATGTGGTGGTGACCTCTACGGCGGTAAAAGCAGATAACCCGGAAGTGCGTGAAGCACAGGCGCTGCATATCCCGGTGATCCCGCGTGCCATGATGCTGGCCGAGCTGATGCGCTTCAAACAGGGCATCGCTATTGCCGGTACCCACGGTAAGACCACGACCACCAGCCTGACGGCATCGGTACTGGGCGCAGCCGGCCTGGACCCGACCTTCGTGATTGGCGGCAAGCTGACTGCCGCCGGCACCAACGCCCGCCTGGGTAGCGGCGAGTACCTGGTGGCCGAAGCCGACGAATCGGACGCTTCTTTCCTGTATCTGCAGCCGGTGATGTCGGTGGTGACCAATATCGACGCCGACCACATGGACACCTACGACCACAGCTTTGACAAGCTCAAGCAGGCGTTTGTGGACTTCATCCACCATCTGCCGTTTTATGGTCGTGCCGTGCTGTGCGTAGATGACGAACACGTGCGCAGCATTGTGCCGCAGCTGAAAAAACCGGTAACCACCTACGGTCTGGACGACAGCGCCGACGTGTATGCGGCCAACTTGGTGGCCGATGCCGGCCAGATGCACTTTGACGTGGTGGTAAAAGCAGAAGGCCTGCGCTTTCCGGTCACTCTGAATATGCCCGGTCGCCATAACGTACTGAACGCCTTGGCTGCAACCGTCATCGGCCTGGAGTGCGGTGCCGAGATCGACGCTATCCAGAAAGGCCTGGCCGAGTTTGCCGGTGTAGGCCGCCGTTTCCAGCGTTACGGCGAGCTGCCGGCCAAGGATGGTGGCAGCTACACCCTGATCGACGACTACGGCCACCACCCGGTGGAAATGGCAGCAACGTTGGCCGCAGTGCGTGGCGCTTTCCCGGAAAAACGCCTGGTGCTGGCTTTCCAGCCGCACCGTTACAGCCGCACGCGCGACCTGTTCGAAGACTTTGTGAAAGTGCTGGGCCGCGTGGATGCCCTGCTGCTGGCTGAAGTGTACGCCGCGGGCGAGGCACCGATTGTAGCCGCCGATGGCCGCGCGCTGGCGCGTGCCGTGCGCGTTGGCGGCAAGGTAGAGCCGCTGTTTGTAGAGCAGATTACCGATATGCAGCAAGCCATTACCGATATGGCGCGTGACGGCGACGTGGTGATCACCATGGGCGCCGGGTCGATTGGCGGTATCCCCGCCAAGCTGGTAGCGGCCGCCAAGGCCTGA
- the murG gene encoding undecaprenyldiphospho-muramoylpentapeptide beta-N-acetylglucosaminyltransferase translates to MPKRMVMVMAAGTGGHIVPGIAVARELESRGWKVLWVGTERGMENKLVPPTGFELIRLAFHGIRGKGALGSVKGVFQLLAAFVRSLVLMFQHRPDVVLGMGGYVCLPTGLAAALLWKPLVMVNADAGLLLSNKALLPFADHLACGFDGEAARSVKKSVVTGNPVRREIEALPEPAQRFAGRSGPLQVLVVGGSLGAKVLNDTLPAALALLPAGQRPQLVHQTGDKNFAAVQATYEAAGLQVGRDVTLLPFIDDMPARLAACDVIVCRAGAITVSELCAAGVASVLVPLVVSTTSHQRDNAAWMAAAGAAIHLPQQDMSPTQLAALLGGLQRSQLQQLAERAKGLAKPGAAGAVADLCQALADQD, encoded by the coding sequence ATGCCAAAGCGTATGGTGATGGTGATGGCAGCAGGTACCGGTGGGCATATTGTCCCGGGCATCGCCGTGGCACGCGAGCTGGAAAGCCGTGGCTGGAAAGTACTGTGGGTGGGTACCGAGCGCGGCATGGAAAACAAGCTGGTGCCGCCTACCGGCTTCGAGCTGATTCGCCTGGCTTTCCACGGTATTCGTGGCAAAGGGGCGCTGGGTTCGGTAAAGGGGGTATTCCAGCTGCTGGCGGCGTTTGTGCGCAGCCTGGTGCTGATGTTCCAGCATCGCCCGGATGTGGTACTGGGGATGGGCGGTTATGTCTGCCTGCCTACCGGTTTGGCTGCTGCCCTGCTGTGGAAGCCGCTGGTGATGGTCAATGCCGATGCAGGCTTGTTGTTAAGCAATAAGGCTTTGCTGCCTTTCGCGGATCATTTGGCCTGCGGCTTTGATGGTGAAGCCGCGCGTAGCGTGAAGAAATCGGTGGTCACCGGCAATCCGGTGCGCCGCGAAATCGAAGCCCTGCCGGAACCCGCCCAGCGTTTTGCTGGCCGAAGCGGCCCGCTGCAGGTGTTGGTGGTAGGTGGCAGCCTGGGTGCCAAGGTACTGAATGACACCTTGCCCGCCGCGCTGGCCTTGTTGCCGGCAGGTCAGCGCCCGCAACTGGTGCACCAGACCGGTGACAAGAATTTTGCCGCAGTACAGGCCACATACGAAGCAGCCGGGCTGCAAGTTGGCCGCGACGTGACGCTGCTGCCGTTTATTGATGATATGCCGGCGCGCTTGGCTGCTTGCGACGTGATTGTGTGCCGTGCCGGCGCCATTACGGTTAGCGAGCTGTGTGCTGCCGGTGTGGCCAGTGTGCTGGTGCCGCTGGTGGTGTCTACCACCTCGCACCAGCGCGATAACGCCGCCTGGATGGCGGCTGCCGGGGCAGCGATTCACCTGCCACAGCAAGACATGAGCCCGACCCAGCTGGCAGCACTGCTGGGCGGTTTGCAGCGCAGCCAGCTACAACAGCTGGCCGAGCGCGCCAAGGGGCTGGCCAAGCCCGGTGCGGCGGGTGCCGTAGCCGATTTGTGCCAGGCCCTGGCTGATCAGGATTAA
- a CDS encoding D-alanine--D-alanine ligase, translated as MKQFGKVAVMMGGSSAEREVSLMSGSGVLAALQSKGVDAHAFDPAEKPLSALKEEGFARVFNILHGPFGEDGTLQGALEALGVPYTGCGVMASAICMDKWRTKLLWKGAGLPIPAFELLHDDSDFDAIEQALGLPIFVKPSTEGSSIGVTKVKTHGGLKAAYEEARQYDSIVIAEQFIGGGEYTCAVIDGQAYPTIKIEPATEYYDYQAKYFRDDTVYRCPSGLAPEVEARARELALQAFKVLGCQGWARIDFLMDEQNGIYLLEANTNPGMTSHSLVPMAARVEGLSYEDLCVKVLAAAHVG; from the coding sequence ATGAAGCAGTTTGGCAAAGTAGCAGTAATGATGGGTGGCAGCTCCGCCGAGCGTGAAGTCTCGCTGATGAGCGGCAGCGGTGTACTGGCCGCCCTGCAAAGCAAGGGTGTGGATGCGCATGCGTTCGACCCTGCAGAAAAACCGCTGTCGGCACTGAAGGAAGAGGGCTTTGCCCGCGTATTCAACATCCTGCATGGCCCGTTTGGCGAAGACGGTACCCTGCAAGGCGCGCTGGAAGCGCTGGGCGTGCCCTATACCGGCTGCGGCGTGATGGCCTCGGCCATCTGCATGGACAAATGGCGTACCAAGCTGCTGTGGAAAGGCGCGGGCCTGCCCATTCCGGCCTTTGAGTTGCTGCATGACGATAGCGATTTCGACGCCATCGAGCAGGCGCTGGGGCTGCCGATTTTCGTGAAGCCGTCTACCGAGGGCTCCAGTATCGGCGTGACCAAGGTGAAGACCCATGGTGGCCTGAAAGCCGCCTACGAAGAAGCGCGCCAGTACGACAGTATCGTGATTGCCGAGCAGTTTATCGGCGGTGGCGAGTACACCTGTGCCGTGATCGACGGCCAGGCTTACCCCACCATCAAGATCGAGCCGGCCACCGAGTACTACGACTACCAGGCCAAGTATTTCCGTGATGACACGGTATACCGCTGCCCTAGCGGCCTGGCACCCGAAGTGGAAGCACGTGCCCGCGAGCTGGCACTGCAGGCATTCAAGGTACTGGGTTGCCAAGGCTGGGCGCGGATTGACTTCCTGATGGACGAGCAGAACGGTATTTACCTGCTGGAAGCCAACACCAACCCTGGCATGACCAGCCATAGTCTGGTGCCGATGGCTGCACGGGTAGAAGGCCTGAGCTACGAGGACCTGTGCGTCAAGGTGCTGGCAGCGGCTCATGTGGGATAA
- a CDS encoding UDP-N-acetylmuramoyl-L-alanyl-D-glutamate--2,6-diaminopimelate ligase: MKTSLIDLPDWDPAALAGLGVAVARVEADSRRVFPGDVFLACRGEYTDGRDFIAAAIEKGAAAVVWDQDDAFQWHPEWAVPNLPVARLRERAGIVAAHVYAYPSRDMQVVGITGTNGKTSISHWLAQAYALLGEKAALIGTVGNGFYGQLTETTHTTPDPITVQQKLAEYRRQGASVVSMEVSSHGLDQFRVNGVEFTTAVFTNLTRDHLDYHGSMEEYGASKAKLFHWEGLKHAVINADDAFGRQLAAGIDASRTRVITYGLEQGDVRPLSLVANLDGLQLSVTTPWGDADIKSPLLGRFNAANMLACLAVMCAGGVPLADAVRVLGKIQPARGRMQRIGNGLEPLVVVDYAHTPDALEKALATLAEIRPQGSKLFCVFGCGGNRDKGKRPLMGGIAEKIADVAVVTSDNPRLEAPQAILDDILAGMQQPGHVEISREAAIHWAVLQARMGDVVLIAGKGHEEYQDIGGVKQPFSDFRVAEDALTLWGAAHADAL, translated from the coding sequence ATGAAGACCAGTTTGATCGATCTGCCGGATTGGGACCCCGCCGCCTTGGCGGGTCTTGGCGTTGCCGTAGCGCGCGTGGAGGCGGATAGCCGCCGCGTGTTTCCCGGCGACGTGTTTTTGGCATGTCGTGGCGAATACACGGATGGCCGTGATTTTATTGCGGCGGCCATCGAAAAAGGGGCTGCCGCCGTAGTGTGGGACCAGGACGATGCGTTCCAATGGCACCCGGAGTGGGCCGTGCCGAACCTGCCGGTAGCCCGCCTGCGCGAGCGCGCCGGCATTGTGGCAGCGCACGTGTACGCCTACCCCAGCCGTGATATGCAGGTCGTCGGTATTACCGGTACCAACGGCAAAACCTCCATCTCGCACTGGCTGGCGCAAGCCTACGCGCTGCTGGGCGAGAAAGCTGCGCTGATCGGTACCGTCGGCAACGGCTTTTACGGTCAGCTGACCGAAACCACCCACACCACGCCTGACCCGATTACCGTTCAGCAGAAGCTGGCCGAGTACCGTCGTCAGGGCGCCAGCGTGGTGAGCATGGAAGTATCCAGCCACGGCTTGGACCAGTTCCGCGTCAACGGAGTGGAGTTCACTACCGCGGTATTCACCAACCTCACCCGCGACCACCTGGACTACCACGGCAGCATGGAAGAGTACGGCGCCTCCAAGGCCAAGCTGTTCCACTGGGAAGGCCTGAAACACGCCGTTATCAATGCAGATGACGCCTTTGGCCGCCAACTGGCTGCCGGTATCGACGCTAGCCGTACCCGCGTGATTACCTACGGCCTGGAGCAGGGCGATGTGCGCCCGCTCAGCCTGGTGGCCAACCTGGACGGCCTGCAGTTGAGTGTCACCACCCCATGGGGCGATGCCGACATCAAGAGCCCGCTGCTGGGGCGCTTCAATGCGGCCAACATGCTGGCTTGCCTGGCCGTAATGTGCGCCGGTGGCGTACCGCTGGCCGACGCCGTACGCGTGCTGGGCAAAATCCAGCCGGCGCGTGGGCGCATGCAGCGCATTGGTAATGGCCTGGAGCCGCTGGTGGTGGTGGATTACGCCCACACGCCGGATGCGCTGGAAAAGGCCTTGGCCACACTGGCCGAGATCCGTCCGCAGGGCAGCAAGCTGTTTTGCGTGTTCGGCTGCGGTGGTAACCGCGACAAGGGCAAGCGCCCGCTGATGGGCGGCATCGCCGAGAAGATCGCCGACGTAGCGGTAGTGACCAGCGACAACCCGCGCCTGGAGGCGCCGCAAGCCATTCTGGACGACATCCTGGCCGGCATGCAGCAGCCAGGCCATGTAGAAATCAGCCGTGAGGCCGCTATCCACTGGGCAGTACTGCAAGCTCGCATGGGCGATGTGGTGCTGATCGCCGGCAAAGGCCACGAGGAATACCAGGACATCGGCGGCGTGAAGCAGCCGTTTTCCGACTTCCGCGTCGCCGAAGACGCGCTGACATTGTGGGGGGCTGCGCATGCTGATGCTCTCTGA
- the ftsW gene encoding putative lipid II flippase FtsW produces the protein MSSISRRHHHTAPVTVLDEALMWAIALLLSISLVMVYSASIAYAEADAATNNRYFYLFRHMIFMTIGLAGAAITFQVPTSIWQKYAGKFFLFAGFLLVLVLIPGIGKVVNGSRRWINLVVLNLQPSEVMKLAAAIYAADYTVRKAAKLHSVREGFLPILAAIVVVALLLLLEPDFGALMVVMSITMGIVFLGGINLRIFAGLAVMAVCAVVLLIITSPYRLKRVLGFLDPWDDPYGKGYQLSHSLIAIGRGEWFGVGLGGSVEKLFYLPEAHTDFIMAVISEEFGFVGICVVLGLYAWIVRRAFHIGTESKQLERYYQSLVAQGIGIWLGVQTFFNVGVNMGLLPTKGLTLPLMSFGGSAMLCNLASLAVLLRVDYENRRLMRGFKV, from the coding sequence ATGAGCAGCATTAGCCGGCGCCATCACCATACAGCCCCCGTCACCGTGCTGGACGAAGCACTGATGTGGGCCATCGCGCTGCTGCTGTCCATCAGCCTGGTGATGGTGTATTCGGCGTCGATTGCGTACGCCGAGGCGGATGCCGCCACCAATAACCGCTACTTCTACCTGTTTCGCCACATGATCTTCATGACCATTGGCCTGGCAGGGGCAGCGATTACCTTCCAGGTGCCTACCAGCATCTGGCAGAAATACGCGGGCAAGTTTTTCCTGTTTGCCGGTTTCCTGCTGGTACTGGTGCTGATACCGGGTATTGGCAAGGTGGTGAACGGCTCACGGCGCTGGATCAATCTGGTGGTATTGAACCTGCAGCCTTCCGAGGTAATGAAGTTGGCTGCCGCGATCTATGCCGCCGACTACACGGTGCGCAAGGCGGCCAAGCTGCACAGTGTGCGCGAAGGTTTCTTGCCCATCTTGGCCGCCATTGTGGTGGTGGCCTTGCTGTTGTTGCTGGAGCCGGACTTTGGCGCGTTGATGGTGGTGATGAGCATCACCATGGGCATCGTGTTTCTGGGCGGTATCAACCTGCGCATCTTTGCCGGGCTGGCCGTGATGGCGGTGTGTGCAGTGGTGCTGCTGATTATCACCTCGCCTTATCGCCTGAAGCGGGTGCTGGGTTTTCTGGACCCGTGGGATGACCCCTACGGCAAAGGTTACCAGCTGAGCCATTCGCTGATAGCCATTGGCCGTGGCGAGTGGTTTGGCGTGGGGCTGGGCGGCAGTGTGGAGAAACTGTTCTACCTACCGGAGGCGCATACCGACTTCATCATGGCGGTGATTTCGGAAGAGTTCGGTTTTGTGGGGATTTGCGTTGTGCTGGGCCTGTACGCCTGGATTGTGCGCCGCGCTTTCCATATCGGTACCGAATCCAAGCAGCTGGAGCGGTATTACCAGTCGCTGGTGGCGCAGGGTATCGGCATCTGGCTGGGGGTGCAGACCTTCTTTAACGTGGGCGTGAACATGGGTTTGCTGCCTACCAAGGGCCTGACTTTGCCACTGATGTCTTTTGGCGGCTCGGCCATGCTGTGCAATTTGGCGTCGCTGGCGGTGTTGTTGCGCGTGGATTATGAAAATCGCCGGCTGATGCGTGGCTTTAAGGTTTAA
- the mraY gene encoding phospho-N-acetylmuramoyl-pentapeptide-transferase, producing MLLLADLLREHIRAFNVLNYVTLRAVMAALTSLTISLWMGPWVISKLTELKVGQAVRKDGPQTHLVKTGTPTMGGTLILLAMTVTTLLWADLSNQYVWLLLAVTLGTGALGFYDDWRKVVYKDPNGVSARFKMVWQSTIAIAAGVFLITTAKLPASTEFIVPFFKNVIYPLGGIGFCVLTYFVIVGTSNSVNLTDGLDGLAALPVVLVAAGLSIFAYVAGHAVFSKYLGMPFVPGAHEVVVFCAAICGACLGFLWFNAYPAQVFMGDVGALALGAALGTVAVIVRQEIVLLIMGGLFVMEALSVMIQVASFKLTGKRVFRMAPLHHHYELKGWKETQVVVRFWIVTMMLVLAGLATLKLR from the coding sequence CTGCTGCTACTGGCTGATCTGCTGCGCGAACATATCCGCGCTTTTAATGTACTGAACTACGTGACCCTGCGTGCGGTGATGGCTGCGCTCACCTCGCTGACCATCTCGCTGTGGATGGGGCCGTGGGTAATCAGCAAGCTGACCGAGCTGAAGGTAGGCCAGGCCGTGCGCAAGGACGGCCCGCAAACCCACTTGGTGAAAACCGGTACCCCGACCATGGGCGGCACGCTGATCCTGTTGGCCATGACCGTCACTACGCTGCTGTGGGCCGACCTGTCCAACCAGTACGTGTGGCTGCTGCTGGCCGTCACCCTGGGCACCGGCGCACTGGGCTTTTACGACGACTGGCGCAAGGTGGTGTACAAAGACCCGAACGGCGTCTCTGCCCGTTTCAAGATGGTGTGGCAGTCCACTATCGCCATCGCGGCAGGCGTGTTCCTGATTACTACCGCCAAGTTGCCAGCCTCTACCGAATTCATCGTGCCGTTCTTCAAGAACGTGATCTACCCGCTGGGTGGTATCGGCTTCTGCGTACTGACCTACTTCGTGATCGTGGGTACGTCCAACTCGGTCAACCTCACCGATGGCCTGGACGGCCTGGCCGCACTGCCGGTGGTACTGGTGGCAGCCGGCTTGTCGATTTTTGCCTACGTAGCCGGCCACGCGGTGTTTTCCAAATATCTGGGCATGCCCTTTGTGCCGGGTGCGCACGAGGTGGTGGTGTTCTGCGCCGCTATCTGCGGCGCCTGCCTGGGCTTCTTGTGGTTCAACGCCTATCCGGCGCAAGTGTTCATGGGTGACGTCGGCGCGCTGGCGCTGGGTGCCGCGCTGGGTACTGTGGCCGTGATCGTGCGCCAGGAAATCGTGCTGCTGATCATGGGCGGCCTGTTCGTGATGGAAGCGCTGTCGGTGATGATCCAGGTCGCATCGTTCAAGCTTACCGGCAAGCGCGTGTTCCGCATGGCGCCGCTGCACCATCACTACGAGCTGAAGGGCTGGAAAGAAACCCAGGTCGTGGTGCGCTTCTGGATTGTCACCATGATGCTGGTGCTGGCCGGTCTGGCCACCCTGAAACTGCGTTAA
- the murF gene encoding UDP-N-acetylmuramoyl-tripeptide--D-alanyl-D-alanine ligase — MLMLSDAARVLSGQLIGSDARFQRVVTDSRAVQAGDLFVALVGEKFDAHDFVPEVLAKGAYALVSRDVAGQGSVIRVADTRLALGKLAADWCARLDVKRIGITGSNGKTTVKEMVAAILRAHAGDAAVHATAGNFNNDIGLPLTLLGLSPAHRYAVIEMGMNHHGEIRYLTGLAQPQVALVNNALRAHAGHFTGTDDIARAKSEIFEGLVADGVAVLNADDAQLAIFDAAAAGHAQLRFGLGAAANVTARDIELGVGECRFVLVCPQGEQAIRLPAAGEHNVRNALAAAAVALALDVPLAAIAAGLAAFAGVKGRLQLKQAACGATVIDDTYNANPDSMKAGIDVLAAYPAPRVFVMGQIGELGDTAPQLHAEVGAHARARGIEHLLCHGELARHAAAAYGEGGEYFDDFDALLARLGGVVSPASTVLVKGSRFMQMERVVAALVTPQQQEQGKG; from the coding sequence ATGCTGATGCTCTCTGATGCCGCCCGTGTGCTAAGTGGCCAGCTAATCGGCAGCGACGCCCGCTTCCAGCGCGTGGTCACCGATAGCCGTGCCGTGCAAGCCGGCGACCTGTTTGTGGCGCTGGTGGGCGAGAAATTCGACGCGCACGACTTCGTGCCCGAGGTGCTGGCCAAAGGCGCCTACGCATTGGTAAGCCGCGACGTGGCAGGGCAGGGTAGTGTGATTCGCGTAGCCGATACCCGTCTGGCACTGGGTAAGTTGGCCGCAGACTGGTGCGCGCGCCTGGACGTGAAGCGCATCGGCATTACTGGCTCCAACGGCAAGACCACGGTGAAGGAAATGGTGGCGGCCATTCTGCGTGCGCACGCTGGCGACGCTGCCGTGCACGCTACCGCTGGCAACTTCAATAACGATATCGGCCTGCCGCTGACGCTGCTGGGCCTGAGCCCCGCGCATCGCTACGCGGTGATTGAGATGGGCATGAACCACCATGGCGAGATCCGCTATCTCACCGGGCTGGCCCAGCCGCAGGTGGCGCTGGTCAACAATGCCCTGCGTGCCCATGCCGGTCACTTTACCGGCACTGATGATATCGCCCGTGCCAAAAGCGAAATCTTTGAAGGCCTTGTCGCAGATGGTGTGGCCGTACTGAACGCTGACGACGCGCAGCTGGCTATTTTCGACGCTGCTGCAGCTGGCCACGCGCAGCTGCGCTTTGGCTTGGGTGCTGCGGCCAACGTGACCGCCCGTGATATCGAGCTGGGTGTGGGCGAGTGCCGCTTTGTACTGGTTTGCCCGCAAGGCGAGCAGGCTATCCGCCTGCCGGCTGCCGGCGAACACAATGTACGCAACGCGCTGGCCGCCGCCGCCGTGGCGCTGGCGCTGGACGTACCTTTGGCAGCCATTGCTGCCGGACTGGCCGCTTTTGCCGGAGTGAAGGGCCGCTTGCAGCTGAAGCAGGCCGCCTGCGGCGCCACCGTGATCGATGACACCTACAACGCCAACCCGGATTCCATGAAAGCCGGTATCGACGTGCTGGCTGCCTACCCGGCACCGCGCGTGTTCGTGATGGGCCAGATCGGCGAACTGGGCGATACCGCGCCGCAGCTGCACGCCGAGGTCGGTGCCCACGCCCGTGCGCGTGGTATCGAACACCTGCTGTGCCATGGCGAGCTGGCGCGCCACGCCGCTGCCGCTTATGGCGAGGGCGGCGAGTATTTTGACGATTTCGACGCTTTGCTGGCGCGGCTGGGTGGTGTGGTATCGCCAGCCAGCACCGTGCTGGTGAAAGGGTCGCGCTTCATGCAGATGGAGCGTGTGGTTGCCGCACTGGTAACACCTCAACAACAAGAACAAGGAAAGGGCTGA
- the murD gene encoding UDP-N-acetylmuramoyl-L-alanine--D-glutamate ligase, with product MRFDNRHIIVIGLGDTGVSAARWLLAHGARVTIADSRDNPANAANVAAELGVTLRLGAFDAQTFADADMLMVSPGVSIRTPAIADFARRGGEVVGDVELWARAIAGSGAKVIAITGSNGKSTVTSLVGHLCEAAGQDTVVCGNIGLPVLSALAEREAAGKQPDVWVVELSSFQLETTTSLRADAATVLNISEDHLDRYHDLLDYAHSKTAIFAGSGVQVLNRDDVFCRAMVRAGRHVAWFSLREAADYALQQTDGRYLLTIAGSPVFDSADMQLQGLHNAANALAALALTEAIALPREALLAALRSFRGLAHRVEYVDEFGGVMFIDDSKGTNVGATEAALNGMTRPVVLIAGGDGKGQDFAPLAPACQRIARAVVLIGRDAPAIHAALAGCRVPLHRCSTLEEATRLAASLAQTGDVVLLSPACASLDMFKNYAHRAQVFVDTVAAVKAEITA from the coding sequence ATGCGATTCGACAACCGCCACATCATCGTTATCGGCCTGGGCGACACCGGCGTTTCTGCCGCGCGCTGGCTGCTGGCGCATGGCGCGCGCGTCACCATTGCCGATAGCCGCGACAACCCCGCCAATGCGGCCAACGTGGCCGCCGAGCTGGGCGTGACCCTGCGCCTGGGTGCTTTTGATGCGCAGACCTTTGCCGACGCCGACATGCTGATGGTAAGCCCCGGCGTCAGCATCCGTACCCCGGCCATTGCCGACTTTGCCCGCCGTGGTGGCGAGGTAGTGGGGGATGTAGAGCTGTGGGCGCGCGCCATCGCCGGCAGCGGTGCCAAGGTTATCGCCATTACCGGCTCCAACGGCAAGAGCACCGTCACCAGCCTGGTAGGCCACCTGTGCGAGGCCGCCGGCCAGGACACCGTGGTGTGCGGCAATATCGGCCTGCCGGTGCTGTCTGCGCTGGCCGAACGCGAAGCCGCCGGCAAACAGCCCGACGTGTGGGTGGTAGAGCTGTCCAGCTTCCAGCTGGAAACCACCACCAGCCTGCGCGCCGACGCGGCCACGGTACTGAATATTTCCGAAGACCATCTGGACCGTTACCACGATCTGCTGGACTACGCGCACAGCAAGACCGCCATTTTTGCCGGTAGCGGTGTACAGGTGTTGAACCGCGACGATGTGTTCTGCCGCGCCATGGTGCGCGCCGGCCGCCATGTGGCCTGGTTCTCGCTGCGCGAGGCCGCAGATTACGCACTGCAACAGACGGATGGCCGCTATCTGCTTACTATCGCCGGCTCGCCGGTGTTCGATAGCGCCGACATGCAGCTGCAAGGCTTGCACAATGCGGCCAACGCGCTGGCAGCGCTGGCGCTGACCGAAGCCATCGCGTTGCCGCGCGAAGCCTTGTTGGCCGCATTGCGCAGTTTCCGTGGCTTGGCGCACCGGGTGGAATACGTGGACGAGTTCGGTGGTGTGATGTTCATCGACGACTCCAAAGGTACCAATGTGGGTGCCACCGAGGCGGCACTGAACGGCATGACCCGGCCAGTAGTACTGATTGCCGGTGGCGATGGCAAAGGCCAGGATTTTGCGCCGCTCGCGCCGGCCTGCCAGCGCATTGCCCGCGCCGTGGTGCTGATCGGCCGTGACGCGCCGGCCATCCATGCCGCGCTGGCCGGCTGCCGCGTACCGCTGCACCGCTGCAGCACACTGGAAGAAGCAACCCGTCTGGCGGCTAGCCTGGCACAAACCGGTGACGTGGTATTGCTGTCGCCCGCCTGCGCCAGCCTGGATATGTTCAAGAACTATGCACACCGTGCCCAGGTATTTGTCGATACGGTGGCGGCAGTCAAGGCGGAGATCACAGCCTGA
- a CDS encoding cell division protein FtsQ/DivIB, translating to MWDNHAVLRAVANLLLTASLLMLLYAGGYWLTHSPLFPVKRIHIAGQVAKVTPVQLKYIAQNELTGTFFTLDITKTRHAFEKLPWVSQVQVRRAWPDRLDITVSEHVALARWGDQGLISTEGRWFDAASDQPLPVMYGPAASEKEMTQALQQFRQRLQPARLQPLRLWLSERRAWRMELDNGVTLELGRGPVAERLTRFVDHWPRSLATLPYRITYVDLRYPNGFAVRMPDYKAPPTATNKL from the coding sequence ATGTGGGATAACCATGCGGTATTGCGGGCAGTAGCCAACTTGCTGCTGACTGCCTCGTTATTGATGTTGTTGTATGCCGGGGGCTACTGGCTGACACACTCGCCCCTGTTCCCGGTAAAGCGGATTCACATTGCTGGCCAGGTGGCCAAGGTGACCCCGGTGCAGCTGAAGTACATCGCGCAAAACGAACTGACCGGCACGTTTTTTACGCTGGACATCACCAAGACGCGCCATGCCTTCGAAAAGCTGCCCTGGGTAAGCCAGGTGCAGGTAAGACGAGCCTGGCCTGACCGGCTGGACATCACAGTCAGCGAGCACGTAGCACTGGCGCGCTGGGGAGACCAGGGGCTGATCAGTACTGAAGGCCGTTGGTTCGATGCAGCCAGCGACCAGCCGCTGCCGGTGATGTACGGGCCAGCAGCAAGTGAAAAAGAAATGACGCAAGCACTGCAGCAGTTCCGGCAGCGTTTGCAGCCCGCCCGCCTGCAGCCGCTGCGTTTGTGGCTATCGGAGCGAAGGGCGTGGCGAATGGAACTGGACAACGGAGTAACGCTGGAACTGGGGCGTGGCCCGGTGGCTGAGCGGTTGACGCGTTTTGTTGACCACTGGCCGCGTAGCCTGGCCACGTTGCCTTACCGCATTACGTATGTGGACTTGCGTTACCCCAATGGATTCGCTGTGCGGATGCCCGATTACAAGGCACCGCCTACGGCAACAAACAAGCTTTAA